One genomic segment of Streptomyces sp. TLI_146 includes these proteins:
- a CDS encoding DUF6230 family protein — protein sequence MESQVRGGTRWKRFALVMVPSVAATAAIGIGLAQGALAASFSVSGVDFKVTADQLVGHNMLQYGSIDSGAGKNHPVVVSGFNHAEITNMCQSVVTPLPFDIPGIGKAVTMKIEAGTEAGKPVVADNIYLDVSELDTDATFKNIDIGVAAGEGQGTGDERVEIQPGKKGTPGESPSQYGFAQRAKEVVLDGVQQRAWATTAASFKLNGLKLRLSGGSNECQLKPKAH from the coding sequence ATGGAGTCCCAAGTTCGTGGCGGGACCAGATGGAAGCGGTTCGCGCTGGTCATGGTGCCGAGCGTCGCCGCCACGGCGGCGATAGGCATCGGGCTCGCCCAGGGTGCGCTGGCGGCTTCGTTCAGTGTGTCCGGTGTTGACTTCAAGGTCACGGCGGACCAGCTGGTCGGCCACAACATGCTTCAGTACGGGTCGATCGACAGCGGCGCGGGCAAGAACCACCCGGTGGTCGTGTCCGGCTTCAACCACGCCGAGATCACCAATATGTGCCAGTCCGTCGTGACGCCGCTCCCGTTCGACATCCCGGGCATCGGCAAGGCCGTCACGATGAAGATCGAGGCGGGCACGGAGGCGGGCAAGCCCGTCGTGGCGGACAACATCTACCTTGATGTGTCCGAGCTCGACACCGACGCGACGTTCAAGAACATCGACATCGGCGTCGCGGCGGGCGAGGGTCAGGGCACGGGCGACGAACGTGTCGAGATCCAGCCCGGCAAGAAGGGCACGCCGGGCGAGAGCCCCAGCCAGTACGGCTTCGCGCAGCGCGCCAAGGAAGTCGTTCTGGACGGGGTGCAGCAGCGTGCGTGGGCAACCACGGCGGCCAGCTTCAAGCTCAACGGCCTGAAGCTGCGGCTGTCCGGTGGCTCCAACGAGTGCCAGCTCAAGCCCAAGGCTCACTAG
- a CDS encoding DUF6114 domain-containing protein encodes MSAETTGSRGFTYWRLRFRAWRGRRPFWAGLFTIAGGVPIMYFPYANMHLGNITLAMSTTAGAGSLIIGVLLVTLGVTMWFHHIVRVFAGIAAILLALISLPVANFGGFVIGFLFALFGGALAVAWVPAKPRRRDLRAKAADPSGDEPDALPEEGSVPGPREEEFGTAATETTVDANGGRNSAG; translated from the coding sequence ATGAGCGCCGAGACCACAGGTTCCCGCGGGTTCACCTACTGGCGACTTCGTTTCCGTGCCTGGCGGGGCCGCAGGCCGTTCTGGGCGGGGCTGTTCACCATCGCCGGTGGCGTGCCCATCATGTACTTCCCGTACGCCAACATGCACCTGGGCAACATCACGCTGGCCATGTCGACGACGGCCGGGGCGGGTTCGCTGATCATCGGCGTACTTCTGGTGACGCTGGGCGTGACGATGTGGTTCCACCACATCGTCCGGGTGTTCGCCGGTATCGCGGCCATCCTGCTGGCGCTGATCTCCCTGCCCGTCGCGAACTTCGGCGGCTTCGTCATCGGCTTCCTGTTCGCCCTCTTCGGCGGGGCGCTCGCAGTCGCGTGGGTGCCCGCGAAGCCCAGAAGGCGTGATCTGCGCGCCAAGGCCGCCGACCCCTCGGGCGATGAGCCGGACGCACTCCCGGAAGAGGGCAGTGTCCCCGGCCCGCGCGAGGAGGAGTTCGGAACGGCCGCCACGGAAACGACAGTTGACGCCAATGGCGGGAGGAACAGTGCGGGGTGA
- a CDS encoding D-alanyl-D-alanine carboxypeptidase family protein, translating to MRAPITVQFNRPLAAVALTVAAAVSGVAPAAAHPVKPGTPSPGKPSPGVPRAGAPKQPPASMSTLGGEQLGRPGPQTGEGAPALPAGLSALSWMVSDADTGQVLAANNAHWPLPPASTLKMLFADTVLPAVPGTASHKVEPAELTGMGDGSSAVGIVPGQTYLGADLWRGVFLRSGNDAVHVLASMNGGVPKTVTDMQAKADALGAKDTHVRSPDGYDAEGQVSSAYDLTLFLRSGLRNKDFKEYCATADAKFPGGPNTKGKPFGISNTNRMLSGIGGVPKYPGLIGGKNGYTTHAGNTLAEAATRDGHTILVTVMNPQENKHDKVYTETRALLDWGFTAVGKAKPVGTLDALKPTPPPKPAGTAATTTDSSGMGVLGWTGLGAGAAVAAGVAYVVLKRRPVRVRRRG from the coding sequence ATGCGTGCCCCGATAACTGTGCAGTTCAACCGCCCGCTGGCGGCCGTCGCCCTCACCGTGGCGGCGGCGGTCTCCGGTGTCGCCCCGGCGGCGGCGCACCCGGTGAAGCCGGGCACGCCGTCGCCCGGGAAGCCGAGCCCCGGGGTACCGCGCGCCGGGGCCCCCAAGCAGCCCCCGGCGTCCATGTCCACGCTCGGCGGCGAGCAGTTGGGCCGCCCGGGCCCGCAGACCGGCGAGGGCGCCCCCGCGCTGCCCGCCGGTCTCTCCGCGCTCTCCTGGATGGTCTCGGACGCGGACACGGGCCAGGTGCTCGCCGCCAACAACGCCCACTGGCCGCTGCCGCCCGCCTCCACCCTCAAGATGCTCTTCGCGGACACGGTGCTGCCGGCGGTCCCGGGCACGGCGAGCCACAAGGTGGAGCCGGCGGAGCTCACGGGCATGGGCGACGGCAGCAGCGCGGTCGGCATCGTCCCGGGCCAGACGTACCTGGGGGCCGACCTCTGGCGCGGCGTGTTCCTCCGCTCGGGCAACGACGCGGTGCACGTCCTGGCGTCGATGAACGGCGGCGTCCCGAAGACGGTGACGGACATGCAGGCGAAGGCGGACGCGCTGGGCGCCAAGGACACCCACGTCCGCAGCCCCGACGGCTACGACGCGGAGGGCCAGGTCTCCTCGGCGTACGACCTGACCCTGTTCCTGCGCTCGGGCCTGCGCAACAAGGACTTCAAGGAGTACTGCGCGACGGCGGACGCGAAGTTCCCGGGCGGCCCGAACACCAAGGGCAAGCCGTTCGGCATCTCCAACACCAACCGCATGCTGTCCGGCATCGGCGGCGTACCCAAGTACCCCGGCCTGATCGGCGGCAAGAACGGCTACACCACCCACGCCGGCAACACCCTGGCCGAAGCCGCCACCCGCGACGGCCACACGATCCTGGTGACGGTGATGAACCCCCAGGAGAACAAGCACGACAAGGTCTACACGGAGACGCGCGCCCTGCTGGACTGGGGCTTCACGGCAGTGGGCAAGGCAAAGCCGGTGGGCACCCTGGACGCCCTGAAGCCCACGCCCCCGCCCAAGCCCGCCGGCACGGCGGCGACGACCACGGACTCCTCCGGCATGGGCGTCCTGGGCTGGACGGGGCTGGGGGCGGGGGCCGCGGTGGCGGCGGGGGTGGCTTATGTGGTGTTGAAGCGGAGGCCGGTGAGGGTGCGGCGGAGGGGGTAG
- the pyk gene encoding pyruvate kinase produces MRRSKIVCTLGPAVDSYEQLTALIEAGMNVARFNFSHGSQAEHQERYDRVRKAAADTGKAVGVLADLQGPKIRLEKFAEGPVELVRGDEFVITTEDVPGDKSICGTTYKGLPGDVSKGDPILINDGNVELKVTEVEGPRVKTIVIEGGVISDHKGINLPGAAVNVPALSEKDVEDLRFALKMGCDLVALSFVRDADDVKDVHKVMDEVGRRVPVIAKVEKPQAVEHMEGVVMAFDGVMVARGDLAVEYPLERVPMVQKRLIELCRRNAKPVIVATQMMESMITNSRPTRAEASDVANAILDGADAVMLSAESSVGAYPIETVKTMSRIVEAAEEELLSKGLQPLVPGKKPRTQGGSVARAACEIADFLDGKALVAFTKSGDTARRLSRYRAAQPILAFTTDAGTRNQLALSWGVESFVVPHVDNTDAMVDLVDAELLKLKRYNEGDTMVITAGSPPGVPGTTNMVRVHHLGGGQQG; encoded by the coding sequence ATGCGCCGTTCCAAAATCGTCTGCACACTGGGCCCCGCCGTCGACTCCTACGAGCAGCTGACTGCTCTGATCGAGGCCGGTATGAACGTGGCCCGCTTCAACTTCAGCCACGGGTCCCAGGCAGAGCACCAGGAACGGTACGACCGTGTCCGCAAGGCCGCCGCCGACACCGGCAAGGCGGTCGGCGTGCTCGCCGACCTCCAGGGGCCCAAGATCCGCCTGGAGAAGTTCGCCGAGGGCCCCGTCGAGCTGGTGCGCGGTGACGAGTTCGTCATCACCACCGAGGACGTCCCGGGCGACAAGTCGATCTGCGGCACCACCTACAAGGGGCTGCCGGGCGACGTCTCCAAGGGCGACCCGATCCTGATCAACGACGGCAACGTCGAGCTCAAGGTGACCGAGGTCGAGGGCCCCCGGGTCAAGACCATCGTCATCGAGGGCGGTGTCATCTCCGACCACAAGGGCATCAACCTGCCCGGCGCGGCGGTGAACGTCCCGGCCCTGTCCGAGAAGGACGTCGAGGACCTGCGGTTCGCCCTGAAGATGGGCTGCGACCTGGTCGCGCTCTCCTTCGTCCGCGACGCCGACGACGTCAAGGACGTCCACAAGGTCATGGACGAGGTCGGCCGCCGGGTGCCGGTCATCGCCAAGGTCGAGAAGCCGCAGGCCGTCGAGCACATGGAGGGCGTCGTCATGGCGTTCGACGGTGTGATGGTGGCCCGTGGCGACCTCGCCGTCGAGTATCCGCTGGAGCGGGTCCCGATGGTGCAGAAGCGCCTCATCGAGCTGTGCCGCCGCAACGCCAAGCCGGTGATCGTGGCGACCCAGATGATGGAGTCGATGATCACCAACTCGCGCCCGACCCGCGCCGAGGCCTCCGACGTGGCCAACGCCATCCTGGACGGCGCGGACGCGGTCATGCTCTCCGCCGAGTCCTCGGTCGGCGCCTACCCGATCGAGACGGTCAAGACGATGTCCCGCATCGTCGAGGCCGCCGAGGAGGAGCTCCTCTCCAAGGGCCTCCAGCCGCTGGTGCCCGGCAAGAAGCCGCGCACCCAGGGCGGTTCGGTGGCCCGCGCGGCCTGCGAGATCGCGGACTTCCTGGACGGCAAGGCGCTGGTCGCGTTCACCAAGTCGGGCGACACGGCCCGCCGCCTCTCGCGCTACCGCGCGGCCCAGCCGATCCTGGCCTTCACCACGGACGCCGGCACCCGCAACCAGCTGGCGCTGAGCTGGGGCGTCGAGTCCTTCGTCGTCCCGCACGTGGACAACACGGACGCGATGGTCGACCTCGTCGACGCGGAGCTGCTGAAGCTCAAGCGCTACAACGAGGGCGACACGATGGTCATCACGGCGGGCTCGCCCCCCGGCGTCCCCGGCACCACGAACATGGTCCGGGTGCACCACCTGGGCGGCGGCCAGCAGGGCTGA
- a CDS encoding acetate kinase, translated as MTSTDPTPSRVLVLNSGSSSVKYQLLDMADSARLAVGLVERIGEETSRLVHTPLTGGDKRELTGPIADHAAALKAVSEELAKDGLGLDSPELAAIGHRVVHGGLKFSAPTVITEEVMAEIERLVPVAPLHNPANITGIRTARSLRPDLPQVAVFDTAFHTTMPEHAARYAIDVETADAHRIRRYGFHGTSHAYVSRETAKLLGKDPSEVNVIVLHLGNGASASAVQGGVCVDTSMGLTPLEGLVMGTRSGDVDPAVIFHLERVAGMSTDEIDTLLNKKSGLVGLCGDNDMREIRRRIDEGDRRAALAFDIYIHRLKKYIGAYYAVLGKVDAVAFTAGVGENAAPVREAAVLGLEELGLAVDGELNAVRSDAPRLISPEYARVAVAVVPTDEELEIATQTYALVRSGA; from the coding sequence ATGACCAGCACCGACCCGACTCCGTCGCGCGTCCTCGTACTCAACTCCGGCTCGTCGTCGGTGAAGTACCAGCTGCTCGACATGGCGGACTCCGCGCGGCTCGCGGTGGGCCTGGTCGAGCGGATCGGCGAGGAGACCTCCCGCCTGGTGCACACCCCGCTGACCGGGGGCGACAAGCGCGAGCTGACCGGCCCGATCGCGGACCACGCGGCCGCCCTGAAGGCGGTCTCCGAGGAGCTCGCCAAGGACGGGCTCGGCCTGGACTCGCCCGAGCTCGCCGCGATCGGCCACCGGGTGGTGCACGGCGGGCTGAAGTTCAGCGCGCCGACCGTCATCACCGAGGAGGTCATGGCGGAGATCGAGCGGCTCGTCCCGGTCGCCCCGCTGCACAACCCGGCGAACATCACCGGCATCCGCACCGCGCGGTCGCTGCGCCCGGACCTGCCGCAGGTGGCCGTCTTCGACACCGCCTTCCACACCACGATGCCGGAGCACGCGGCCCGGTACGCGATCGACGTGGAGACCGCCGACGCGCACCGCATCCGCCGCTACGGCTTCCACGGCACCTCGCACGCGTATGTCTCGCGCGAGACCGCGAAGCTGCTCGGCAAGGACCCCTCCGAGGTCAACGTGATCGTGCTGCACCTGGGCAACGGCGCCTCGGCGTCGGCGGTCCAAGGCGGGGTCTGCGTGGACACCTCGATGGGTCTCACCCCGCTGGAGGGCCTGGTCATGGGCACCCGCTCGGGCGACGTCGACCCGGCCGTCATCTTCCACCTGGAGCGGGTGGCCGGGATGTCGACGGACGAGATCGACACCCTGCTCAACAAGAAGAGCGGTCTGGTCGGGCTCTGCGGCGACAACGACATGCGCGAGATCCGCCGCCGTATCGACGAGGGCGACCGGCGCGCGGCGCTCGCCTTCGACATCTACATCCACCGGCTGAAGAAGTACATCGGCGCCTACTACGCGGTCCTGGGCAAGGTCGACGCGGTCGCCTTCACCGCCGGGGTGGGCGAGAACGCGGCGCCGGTGCGCGAGGCCGCCGTGCTGGGTCTGGAGGAGCTGGGGCTGGCGGTCGACGGCGAGCTCAACGCCGTACGGTCCGACGCGCCGCGGCTGATCTCGCCGGAATACGCGCGGGTGGCCGTGGCAGTGGTACCCACGGACGAGGAGCTGGAGATCGCGACGCAGACGTACGCACTGGTCCGGTCCGGAGCCTGA